From Lolium perenne isolate Kyuss_39 chromosome 5, Kyuss_2.0, whole genome shotgun sequence, a single genomic window includes:
- the LOC127319508 gene encoding anthocyanidin reductase ((2S)-flavan-3-ol-forming): MSAGGRKTACVTGGNGYIASALIKMLLHKGYSVKTTVRDPDDMEKNSHLIDLQSLGPLEIFRAELDIDGSFDEAVAGCHYAFLVAAPMNLNPENPEKDVVEPAVRGTLNVMKSCVRAGSVKRVILTSSIAAVSSRPLQGDGHVLDEESWSDVEFLRAFVKSGAWAYPVSKVLLEKEACRFALENGISLVTLCPVVTVGAAPTPKVQTSIPIILSLLSGDEAMIETMKQIEMATGSIPMVHVDDLCRAEIFVAEEESARGRYICCSLNTTAKEIARFLAVTYPQYNVNIDRVADLGDRPRICVSSAKLIGEGFEYRYKTLEQIYDDVVDYAKATGILPA; encoded by the exons ATGTCGGCTGGTGGAAGGAAGACGGCATGCGTCACCGGAGGGAACGGTTACATCGCTTCAGCACTCATCAAGATGCTGCTTCACAAGGGGTACTCTGTCAAGACGACAGTTAGAGACCCAG ATGACATGGAGAAGAACTCACACCTCATCGACTTGCAAAGCCTCGGTCCCTTGGAGATTTTCCGTGCCGAATTGGACATCGATGGCAGCTTCGACGAAGCAGTTGCCGGCTGCCACTACGCCTTCCTCGTTGCTGCTCCAATGAACCTAAACCCAGAGAATCCGGAG AAAGATGTGGTGGAGCCAGCGGTGCGGGGAACGCTAAACGTGATGAAGTCATGCGTGAGAGCCGGCAGCGTGAAGCGCGTGATCCTGACATCGTCGATAGCCGCCGTCTCCAGCAGGCCGCTGCAAGGCGACGGGCATGTGCTGGACGAAGAGTCTTGGTCCGATGTCGAGTTCCTCAGAGCCTTCGTCAAATCCGGTGCTTGG GCATACCCGGTGTCGAAGGTGCTGCTGGAGAAGGAAGCTTGCAGGTTCGCCCTGGAGAACGGCATCAGCTTGGTCACCCTCTGTCCCGTCGTCACCGTCGGCGCTGCGCCGACCCCCAAGGTCCAGACGAGCATCCCCATTATCCTCTCCTTGCTATCCG GAGATGAGGCCATGATCGAAACCATGAAACAGATTGAGATGGCCACCGGCTCGATCCCGATGGTTCACGTTGACGACCTCTGCCGTGCCGAAATATTCGTCGCCGAGGAGGAGTCCGCGCGTGGACGGTACATCTGTTGCAGCCTTAACACAACCGCCAAAGAGATCGCCCGTTTCCTGGCAGTTACCTACCCACAGTATAACGTGAACATTGACCG CGTCGCTGATCTGGGGGACAGGCCGAGGATCTGCGTTTCATCGGCGAAGCTCATCGGGGAAGGATTCGAGTACAGGTACAAGACCCTGGAGCAGATATACGACGACGTTGTCGACTACGCTAAGGCCACTGGGATCCTGCCGGCCTGA
- the LOC127319506 gene encoding 3beta-hydroxysteroid-dehydrogenase/decarboxylase isoform X1 — protein MSTESKWCAVTGGRGFMARHLVAALLRSGEWCVRITDLAPEATLDNAEKEGLLGAALRDGRAVYASTDVCDLAQLTKDFEGVDVVFHTAAADPSTNNIQLHYKVNLEGTRNVIDACKACKVKKLIYTSSCGVVFDGVHGLFDVDESVPYPEKFPDAYTRTKAEAERLVMKANDKDELLTCCIRPGTIFGPGDTVVPALVSCGGTMIIIGDGKNYDDFVYVENVVHGHICAEKTLSTEVGATKSGGKAYFITNMEPMNMWDFLYSILEELGYKSISKIRIPSYILIPITHVLEWISDKLNKLYGMRQSNHMLTSSRIKYVTLNRTFNCNKATEELGYMPIISLKEGVEITTKFYGHSRA, from the exons ATGTCAACCGAGTCCAAGTGGTGTGCGGTCACCGGCGGGCGGGGATTCATGGCGAGGCATCTGGTGGCAGCGCTGCTCCGTTCAGGCGAGTGGTGCGTGCGCATCACGGACCTCGCCCCTGAAGCCACCCTCGACAACGCAGAGAAGGAGGGGCTCCTCGGCGCCGCCCTCCGCGATGGCCGTGCAGTCTACGCCTCAACGGACGTCTGCGACCTAGCGCAGCTGACCAAAG ATTTTGAAGGAGTGGATGTTGTTTTCCACACTGCTGCTGCAGATCCTTCAACGAAcaacatccaacttcattataaaGTGAACCTCGAAG GGACAAGGAATGTCATCGATGCTTGTAAGGCATGCAAGGTTAAGAAGCTCATATACACTAGTTCGTGTGGTGTGGTATTCGATGGCGTTCATGGCCTCTTCGACGTAGATGAATCAGTACCATATCCAGAAAAG TTTCCTGATGCATATACAAGAACAAAAGCAGAAGCAGAGAGGCTAGTGATGAAGGCAAACGACAAGGATGAGCTTCTAACATGTTGCATACGTCCTGGTACTATTTTTGGTCCTGGTGACACGGTAGTACCAGCTTTAGTTTCTTGTGGAGGAACGATG ATAATAATTGGCGATGGGAAGAATTATGATGACTTTGTGTATGTTGAGAATGTTGTCCATGGACATATATGTGCCGAGAAAACTCTTTCAACCGAAGTGGGAGCAACTAAGAGTGGAGGCAAA GCCTACTTCATAACTAATATGGAACCAATGAATATGTGGGACTTTTTATATTCCATTCTAGAAGAACTGGGATACAAAAG CATATCTAAAATAAGGATACCTTCATATATTCTAATACCAATAACCCATGTGTTAGAGTGGATCTCAGATAAACTTAACAAACTCTATGGAATGCGTCAATCTAATCACATGCTTACATCCTCAAGGATAAAGTATGTAACACTAAATAGAACATTCAATTGCAACAAAGCAACTGAAGAACTTGGTTACATGCCGATTATATCTCTCAAG GAAGGCGTAGAGATAACTACTAAATTTTATGGTCACTCGAGAGCATGA
- the LOC127319506 gene encoding 3beta-hydroxysteroid-dehydrogenase/decarboxylase isoform X2 has protein sequence MSTESKWCAVTGGRGFMARHLVAALLRSGEWCVRITDLAPEATLDNAEKEGLLGAALRDGRAVYASTDVCDLAQLTKDFEGVDVVFHTAAADPSTNNIQLHYKVNLEGTRNVIDACKACKVKKLIYTSSCGVVFDGVHGLFDVDESVPYPEKIIIGDGKNYDDFVYVENVVHGHICAEKTLSTEVGATKSGGKAYFITNMEPMNMWDFLYSILEELGYKSISKIRIPSYILIPITHVLEWISDKLNKLYGMRQSNHMLTSSRIKYVTLNRTFNCNKATEELGYMPIISLKEGVEITTKFYGHSRA, from the exons ATGTCAACCGAGTCCAAGTGGTGTGCGGTCACCGGCGGGCGGGGATTCATGGCGAGGCATCTGGTGGCAGCGCTGCTCCGTTCAGGCGAGTGGTGCGTGCGCATCACGGACCTCGCCCCTGAAGCCACCCTCGACAACGCAGAGAAGGAGGGGCTCCTCGGCGCCGCCCTCCGCGATGGCCGTGCAGTCTACGCCTCAACGGACGTCTGCGACCTAGCGCAGCTGACCAAAG ATTTTGAAGGAGTGGATGTTGTTTTCCACACTGCTGCTGCAGATCCTTCAACGAAcaacatccaacttcattataaaGTGAACCTCGAAG GGACAAGGAATGTCATCGATGCTTGTAAGGCATGCAAGGTTAAGAAGCTCATATACACTAGTTCGTGTGGTGTGGTATTCGATGGCGTTCATGGCCTCTTCGACGTAGATGAATCAGTACCATATCCAGAAAAG ATAATAATTGGCGATGGGAAGAATTATGATGACTTTGTGTATGTTGAGAATGTTGTCCATGGACATATATGTGCCGAGAAAACTCTTTCAACCGAAGTGGGAGCAACTAAGAGTGGAGGCAAA GCCTACTTCATAACTAATATGGAACCAATGAATATGTGGGACTTTTTATATTCCATTCTAGAAGAACTGGGATACAAAAG CATATCTAAAATAAGGATACCTTCATATATTCTAATACCAATAACCCATGTGTTAGAGTGGATCTCAGATAAACTTAACAAACTCTATGGAATGCGTCAATCTAATCACATGCTTACATCCTCAAGGATAAAGTATGTAACACTAAATAGAACATTCAATTGCAACAAAGCAACTGAAGAACTTGGTTACATGCCGATTATATCTCTCAAG GAAGGCGTAGAGATAACTACTAAATTTTATGGTCACTCGAGAGCATGA